GGGGTTTGCACAAAGGTCAAACAGCGCTTGGATGGCCGTCGCAGAACTTGTATGCACCGCGGCCATGGACATGAATAGCATGTTGTGAGCTAGTACGTCCGGGTCTCTGTCTGTCCCGCTTGCCGAATCGACCATCCACTGAATCATGTCAGCAGGCTTTTCGTGGTCGTCCTGCTTCTCAGAGCTTTGCAACTCGAGTCGTTTCGCGAACATGGGACTGAAGACCATCTTGGTCGTCCGTAGGTGATGGTCCAGGATTTTTGACCCACGCAGCCAGGGAAATATCAAGGGTCGCAGAGCGGCCGGATACGGTCTTAGCTTCATGGCGACGCTCACAACGTCCATGGAGTATGCAGCTGCTGTTTCGAGCCATTCTTGGTTTCGGCTGACTATAAGCCCACCCAACATTCTCGATGCTGTTGCCGATATGACTCGAACCATTGTATGGTAGGCCTTTAACTCCACCTCACCAGGAATGCGTTGCGACAGCCAGAAACTAGCTTCATCGTTGAGGGGAGCTATCAACTTGTCTTGGACACGTCAGTCCGGATCGGCCGTCGTGTGCGGGCTTGGCTATGCTTACGGAGGTTCTGGCTCAATTGGGTCTTGCAAACATCGATATGCAGCGAGCTCGCAAAGACGGCATCGAGGTTTGTCTGTGAGCTCAGTAGTCTCTATTTAAGCCAATTAGTTATCCGAGGTCAATACTAAAGCCTCGTCCTTGGGTACCTCTCGTAACCCGTCGGCAACACTCAGGCTTGCTTCGGGTACATTTCTGCTGATTTCTTCGATATACCTGGGGCTAAGTACGATGCGCTCCGTATTCAATGTCTGAACGACGAAGGCACTGCCCTTGTACTACAGCGAATGTGTATGAGTATATTTTATTCGAGCGGTAATTGGAATGTCTCTAACCTTGCGATACGCTTCGTTGATGATTTTTGACCCGTTGACGTGGAAGTCGCGTTTTGCACCGGCTGCTCCGATCCCAAAGAACCCTGGACCCTTGCCAGCTCTTGGGATTGCACTCAGGTCTGGGCCAACAAACAATTTTGAGAATACCCAGCAGGAGATTACGACCGCAATCGCGAGAAGGACGCCATCAGAAAGTCCGCACCACCTGGCCATGGCTGCAGTCACCTCTTGTATGTTCGAGCGAATAAATGCCCCAGGACTCCTTTAAGGCTACAAGCAGTCAGCGAAATGCGTTGACGACCTGATGTGAGATTTGGAGCGTATGTAGGTAGCAAAGAGCGTATGCCTCCCGGACACCAAGTTTTCTTCCGACTCACCTAGGTAGGCACTCACTGAAGCTCTTGCTTTTTTGTGTTCACCATCGCTGTTACAGCCATTCCCAGCAGGGCATGCCAGATACCAGAGTTGGCCGCTGCAATGGGCGAGCTGAGACTCACTGACCCATGACCGTGAAACGGGGACCCGTAGGCCAAATTTCGTGTAAGACATCCATTCGGGAGTAAGCCACATGGAAAGGTAACTTGCATTGGATGTGTCAGAGGGGTGGCCTTGCGACTGCTACCAGCTAGCCACCCAACCTTGTCCTCCACTTCTAGGTATCTGCACTGCGCACACCCCTGATGAAGAGAAAAGACGAGACCCTTCGCCAAAAAGTACAGCACAGGTTCCAGCACTGACTATGGATGCTACCAGGTTGCCACCTGGCCCAGGATCTCTGCGGAGGCCGAAACGAAGCTACCCACATGCAAGGACACATGGGCAGAAACGCCCGTCATGTTCTTGGCCGGCTGCAAGGGTCTCCCGAGCTTA
Above is a genomic segment from Purpureocillium takamizusanense chromosome 2, complete sequence containing:
- a CDS encoding uncharacterized protein (EggNog:ENOG503P0VB~TransMembrane:1 (i12-29o)~COG:Q~SMCOG1034:cytochrome P450~antiSMASH:Cluster_2.2), translated to MARWCGLSDGVLLAIAVVISCWVFSKLFVGPDLSAIPRAGKGPGFFGIGAAGAKRDFHVNGSKIINEAYRKYKGSAFVVQTLNTERIVLSPRYIEEISRNVPEASLSVADGLRERLLSSQTNLDAVFASSLHIDVCKTQLSQNLHKLIAPLNDEASFWLSQRIPGEVELKAYHTMVRVISATASRMLGGLIVSRNQEWLETAAAYSMDVVSVAMKLRPYPAALRPLIFPWLRGSKILDHHLRTTKMVFSPMFAKRLELQSSEKQDDHEKPADMIQWMVDSASGTDRDPDVLAHNMLFMSMAAVHTSSATAIQALFDLCANPQYMEPLRDEAQGAIREHGWTLAAINMMKKLDSFMKESQRLNQAVLMTFNRRVVKTVQLSDVTLPAGSYITMPSDAVARDPEIYTDPETFDGFRFYDKRMSSRADANRHQFATTGPENLAFGYGKTACPGRFFATAQIKVVLANLLLNYDISFPRGQTSRPANVRKGGLVRPDPRQSLVFVPRAA